From a region of the Acinetobacter calcoaceticus genome:
- a CDS encoding YoaK family protein, translating into MPFQRLPNWFQLGAFLLAFNAGMINVLGLITLLHQSISHMTGNVSMLAMSLVEWQPEHIIFLFLVIICYVCGSFYSGFILGSSHFRLGRRYGLPLSLVALFIFLCWLLLPYFPRYGLLWACTAMGLQNAMVSHYKGTIIRTTHLSGVLTDIGLALGYKARGLPVENRRIVLHLLIFAGFLLGGILAALVHPHLKLQAFLLPATLSLVLSISYWVVYFYSPSTSHKD; encoded by the coding sequence ATGCCATTTCAACGTCTACCAAACTGGTTCCAACTTGGGGCCTTTTTACTGGCATTTAATGCCGGAATGATTAATGTATTAGGGTTAATTACCCTTTTACATCAATCTATTTCACATATGACTGGCAACGTTAGTATGCTAGCTATGAGTTTGGTAGAGTGGCAACCAGAACATATCATTTTCTTATTTCTGGTAATTATTTGTTATGTTTGCGGTTCATTTTATAGTGGTTTTATTTTAGGCAGCAGCCATTTTCGACTAGGTCGTCGCTATGGCTTACCTTTAAGCCTTGTTGCTTTATTCATTTTTCTTTGTTGGCTATTACTTCCTTATTTTCCACGCTATGGATTATTATGGGCTTGTACAGCAATGGGCCTACAAAATGCAATGGTGAGCCATTATAAAGGAACCATTATTCGAACTACCCATCTATCTGGCGTTTTAACAGATATTGGTTTAGCTCTGGGATATAAAGCTAGAGGCTTACCGGTAGAAAACCGACGTATTGTTTTACACTTACTTATTTTTGCAGGTTTTCTGCTGGGTGGAATTCTCGCTGCGCTAGTACATCCACATTTAAAGTTACAAGCATTTTTATTGCCAGCAACTTTAAGCTTAGTCTTAAGTATTTCTTACTGGGTAGTTTACTTCTATAGCCCTTCAACTTCACATAAGGATTAA
- a CDS encoding DUF2058 domain-containing protein, translating to MVKNALQAQLLKAGLVDNKKAKKLTKQAHHEQRIGQSDEPEIKANIEKAQQEKLAKDQALNLEKQQQLEEKALKASIIQMIKHHKISNTDGDSVYQFIDEGKIKKVYISQQVYNALVSGSLLIAKDQNQYAYLPKALAEKIDQKMKGFILLNNAESNEQTTDEEDPYAAYVIPDDLMW from the coding sequence ATGGTTAAAAATGCCTTACAAGCACAGTTATTAAAAGCTGGGTTAGTGGATAATAAAAAAGCAAAAAAACTAACAAAACAAGCTCATCATGAACAACGTATCGGTCAAAGTGATGAGCCTGAAATCAAAGCGAATATTGAAAAAGCTCAACAAGAAAAGTTAGCTAAAGATCAGGCTTTAAACTTAGAAAAACAACAACAACTTGAGGAGAAAGCCCTCAAAGCATCAATCATTCAAATGATTAAACATCATAAAATTTCAAATACTGATGGTGATAGTGTTTATCAATTTATTGATGAAGGTAAGATCAAGAAGGTATATATTTCTCAGCAAGTATACAATGCCCTTGTTTCAGGCAGTTTGCTCATTGCTAAAGATCAAAATCAATATGCTTACCTACCTAAAGCATTAGCTGAAAAAATTGATCAGAAGATGAAAGGTTTTATTTTATTGAACAATGCTGAGTCCAATGAACAGACCACAGATGAAGAAGATCCTTATGCAGCCTATGTGATTCCTGATGATTTAATGTGGTAA